The following are encoded together in the Ktedonobacterales bacterium genome:
- the ileS gene encoding isoleucine--tRNA ligase translates to MAQAKTTLFQAALPANRVDYPALEREVQEWWDTHGTLEKYLQRNANSDKRFSFIDGPITANNPMGVHHAWGRTYKDLFQRYKTMQGYRQRYQNGFDAQGLHVEVEVEKELGLNNKREIETYGIGAFVERCKERVLRFAKRITVQSIRLGQWVDWDNSYLTMSDENNYTIWQFLKLCNEKSYIYKGNDVMPWCPRCATGISDAEISEGRKEVMHTSVYARLPLEGRENEYLLVWTTTPWTLPANVAAAVNPDLTYVKVRQDGVYYYLSQDVLPRLQKLRGRDKGEVEVVEVLAGRDMLGWRYRGPFDDLPAAQGVTHVIVAWDEVSATEGTGIVHIAPGCGREDFALSKKHHLAVLAPVDESGVYIDGYGWLSGHGVTEVAEDQKTNVVARFLLDDLKKKGLFYQTESYKHVYPHCWRCKTELIFRLVDEWFISMRELRYQMMEIVQRIRWIPSFGLEREMDWLRNMEDWMISKKRYWGLALPIYECPQCGAFEVIGSETELKARAVEGWETFEGHTPHRPWVDAVKIACAHCGAVVSRIKDVGNPWLDAGIVPYSTLDYRHNRNYWREWFPAEFITESFPGQFRNWFYSMLVMSAALENTEPFKTVLGHATLLDQNGEEMHKSRGNSIAFDEAAELVGADTMRWLYMNHPPEQNLRFPRIPTEQDAQEAQAKGQPVRLSDLWLNVRTALDKLWNVYSFFVTYANIDGFDPTRHSLPVAERSDLDRWILSELQQTIAEATQGLDLFETKGPAGAIGTFLDNLSNWYVRRSRRRFWKSEEDTGKVAAYLTLYECLVTTLKLLAPFTPFLTEALYQNLVGSVNQNAPESVHLTEWPVVNEALVDERLARETRLVMRMVNLGRAAREKAQIRVRQPLSTLYARVTTADERASLARLADQVLEELNIKRLDFFPEDSDMLVYTLKPRISVLGPKYGSRMKALLASINALDVGATVRQLQAAGQVTLDVDRQSVALTEEELEVVGAARTGYVAAEEAGYVAVIETSLTPELLEEGLVRDLTHYLQDMRKKADFLIEETISARLVTDSELAEVLKRYADYIKDETLARELAVLTEEAPDANGAGAFTDSIAPAKLGGHQVHVTLKRLS, encoded by the coding sequence ATGGCACAAGCAAAAACAACCCTGTTTCAAGCCGCCCTCCCGGCCAATCGCGTTGATTATCCTGCGCTGGAGCGCGAGGTTCAGGAGTGGTGGGACACGCATGGCACGCTGGAAAAGTACCTCCAGCGCAACGCCAACAGCGACAAGCGCTTCTCGTTTATAGACGGGCCGATCACGGCCAACAACCCGATGGGCGTGCATCACGCCTGGGGCCGAACCTACAAAGACCTCTTTCAACGTTACAAGACCATGCAGGGCTATCGCCAGCGTTACCAGAACGGCTTTGATGCTCAGGGTCTCCACGTCGAGGTTGAGGTCGAAAAAGAGCTGGGTCTGAACAACAAGCGCGAGATCGAAACCTATGGCATCGGCGCCTTTGTCGAACGATGCAAAGAGCGCGTGCTGCGCTTTGCCAAACGTATCACCGTGCAATCCATCCGCCTGGGCCAGTGGGTTGATTGGGACAACTCGTATCTCACCATGTCGGATGAGAACAACTACACCATCTGGCAATTCCTGAAGCTCTGCAATGAAAAGAGCTACATCTACAAAGGCAACGATGTGATGCCCTGGTGTCCTCGCTGCGCCACCGGCATCTCCGACGCGGAGATCAGTGAGGGGCGCAAAGAGGTCATGCATACCAGCGTGTACGCGCGCCTGCCACTAGAAGGCCGCGAAAACGAGTACCTGCTCGTCTGGACGACCACACCCTGGACGCTTCCGGCCAACGTCGCCGCTGCGGTCAATCCTGATCTCACCTACGTGAAGGTACGGCAGGATGGCGTTTATTACTATCTCTCGCAGGACGTGTTGCCCAGGCTGCAAAAGCTGCGCGGGCGCGACAAGGGCGAGGTGGAAGTCGTCGAAGTCCTGGCCGGGCGCGATATGCTGGGCTGGCGCTATCGCGGCCCATTTGATGATCTGCCTGCCGCGCAGGGCGTCACACATGTGATTGTCGCCTGGGATGAAGTCAGCGCCACTGAAGGAACCGGCATCGTGCATATCGCGCCAGGCTGTGGCCGCGAAGACTTTGCCCTCTCCAAAAAGCATCATCTGGCTGTGCTGGCTCCGGTGGATGAGTCCGGCGTGTACATTGATGGCTATGGCTGGCTCAGCGGGCATGGCGTCACTGAAGTGGCCGAAGATCAGAAAACGAACGTCGTTGCCCGCTTCTTGCTTGATGACCTCAAGAAGAAGGGCTTGTTCTATCAGACCGAATCCTATAAGCACGTCTATCCGCACTGCTGGCGGTGCAAAACCGAACTGATCTTCCGGCTGGTTGACGAGTGGTTCATCTCCATGCGCGAACTGCGCTATCAGATGATGGAGATCGTCCAGCGCATCCGCTGGATTCCTTCGTTTGGCCTGGAGCGCGAGATGGACTGGCTGCGCAACATGGAAGACTGGATGATCTCCAAGAAACGCTACTGGGGTCTGGCGCTGCCCATCTACGAGTGCCCGCAGTGTGGCGCGTTTGAGGTGATCGGCAGCGAAACCGAGCTAAAAGCGCGCGCCGTCGAAGGCTGGGAAACGTTCGAAGGCCATACGCCGCACCGTCCCTGGGTTGATGCGGTTAAGATCGCCTGCGCCCACTGCGGCGCGGTGGTTTCGCGCATCAAGGACGTGGGCAACCCCTGGCTGGACGCGGGCATCGTCCCCTATTCCACGCTGGACTATCGCCACAACCGCAACTACTGGCGCGAATGGTTTCCTGCCGAGTTCATCACCGAAAGCTTTCCGGGCCAGTTCCGCAACTGGTTCTACTCCATGCTGGTGATGAGCGCTGCGCTGGAGAATACCGAGCCGTTCAAGACGGTGCTGGGCCATGCCACGCTGCTCGATCAGAACGGCGAGGAGATGCACAAGAGCCGGGGCAACTCTATCGCTTTTGACGAGGCCGCCGAGCTGGTCGGAGCCGACACCATGCGCTGGCTCTATATGAACCATCCGCCGGAGCAAAACCTGCGCTTCCCGCGCATCCCAACTGAGCAAGACGCCCAGGAGGCCCAGGCCAAAGGCCAGCCGGTGCGCCTCAGCGACCTCTGGCTCAACGTGCGCACGGCGCTGGATAAGCTCTGGAACGTCTACTCATTCTTCGTCACCTATGCCAATATTGACGGCTTTGACCCGACGCGCCACAGCCTGCCCGTCGCTGAGCGCAGCGATCTGGACCGCTGGATTCTTTCTGAGCTTCAGCAAACCATCGCCGAGGCCACGCAGGGGCTTGACCTCTTCGAGACGAAGGGGCCAGCCGGAGCTATCGGGACATTCCTCGACAACCTCTCCAACTGGTACGTTCGGCGCAGCCGACGCCGCTTCTGGAAGAGCGAGGAAGACACCGGCAAAGTAGCCGCGTACCTGACACTGTACGAGTGCCTGGTAACGACGTTGAAACTGCTCGCGCCCTTCACGCCGTTCCTGACTGAAGCGCTCTATCAGAATCTTGTCGGCAGTGTCAACCAGAACGCGCCGGAAAGCGTCCATCTGACTGAGTGGCCTGTTGTGAATGAAGCGCTCGTTGATGAGCGGTTGGCGCGCGAGACCCGTCTGGTCATGCGCATGGTGAACCTGGGGCGCGCAGCGCGGGAAAAAGCGCAGATTCGGGTACGCCAGCCGCTCTCGACGCTGTATGCGCGCGTCACCACCGCCGACGAGCGCGCCAGCCTGGCGCGGCTGGCCGATCAGGTGTTGGAAGAACTGAACATCAAGCGGCTAGACTTCTTCCCTGAAGACAGCGACATGCTCGTCTACACGCTCAAGCCGCGCATTAGCGTGCTGGGGCCAAAATATGGCTCGCGCATGAAGGCGCTGCTGGCGTCCATCAACGCGCTGGATGTTGGCGCCACTGTGCGCCAGCTTCAGGCAGCAGGTCAGGTCACGCTTGACGTTGACAGGCAAAGCGTGGCGCTGACTGAGGAAGAGCTAGAGGTGGTCGGCGCCGCCAGGACCGGCTACGTCGCCGCTGAAGAGGCTGGCTATGTCGCCGTCATCGAAACTAGCCTGACGCCTGAACTCCTCGAAGAGGGGCTGGTGCGCGATCTGACGCATTACCTGCAAGATATGCGCAAAAAGGCCGATTTCCTCATCGAAGAGACGATCAGCGCGCGGCTGGTCACGGACAGCGAATTGGCCGAAGTCCTCAAACGTTACGCCGACTACATCAAGGACGAAACCCTGGCGCGCGAACTGGCGGTGCTGACAGAGGAAGCGCCTGATGCAAATGGGGCCGGAGCGTTTACTGATAGCATCGCCCCGGCCAAACTGGGTGGGCATCAGGTGCATGTCACCCTCAAACGACTTTCTTGA
- a CDS encoding alanyl-tRNA editing protein, with protein MNTDLLYHTDSYTRNFNARVLAQRENAIALDRTAFFPGGGGQMADRGFVRCEGRECAVTRLYKGEDGLTMWHELEGALPAVSAEVEGVLDWEFRYQMMRTHTALHILCGLIFRDYGAQVTGGQMYPDRARMDFALEQFDQNTVRAIEESANAAIQAALPIKVYTLPREEAFKIPDLIRTKINLLPPNIPMVRIVEIVGLDLQADGGTHVHDTSEVKGIKVLKTENKGKINKRLEIGLVD; from the coding sequence ATGAACACCGATCTCTTGTATCATACCGACAGTTATACCCGCAATTTCAATGCCAGAGTTCTTGCCCAGCGCGAGAACGCCATCGCCCTTGATCGCACCGCTTTCTTCCCAGGCGGTGGCGGACAGATGGCTGATCGCGGCTTCGTGCGCTGCGAGGGCCGGGAATGCGCCGTCACCAGGCTGTACAAAGGCGAAGACGGTTTGACCATGTGGCATGAACTGGAGGGCGCGCTTCCAGCGGTTAGCGCCGAGGTTGAGGGCGTGCTGGATTGGGAGTTTCGCTATCAAATGATGCGCACCCACACGGCGCTGCACATTCTCTGCGGCCTGATCTTCCGCGATTATGGCGCGCAGGTTACAGGCGGCCAGATGTATCCAGACCGCGCCCGCATGGATTTCGCGCTGGAACAGTTTGACCAGAACACCGTCCGCGCTATCGAGGAGAGCGCCAACGCAGCGATTCAAGCGGCGCTGCCCATCAAGGTGTACACGCTGCCGCGTGAGGAGGCGTTCAAGATACCCGATCTGATTCGCACCAAGATCAACTTGCTGCCGCCCAACATTCCAATGGTGCGCATTGTGGAGATCGTAGGCTTAGACCTTCAAGCCGATGGTGGCACACATGTTCACGATACCTCCGAAGTCAAAGGCATCAAGGTTCTCAAGACCGAGAACAAAGGCAAGATCAATAAACGTCTGGAGATTGGCCTGGTAGATTAA
- a CDS encoding FHA domain-containing serine/threonine-protein kinase, with amino-acid sequence MSALIGKKLGQLEVVEQIGQGGMATVYKAYQPALDRFVAIKVLPATYAKDPTFMERFVREARAIAKLYHPHILPVHDFGEQDGTTYIVMEYVSGGTLKRRLKPNQPMPLRDAVDMVLQTCQALECAHQHNIVHRDIKPGNMLLRSDNFLLLSDFGIAKILEANTALTRTGVGIGTPQYMSPEQSTGLPNVGPRSDLYSLGIVLYQAVAGRVPFGSPGDAPLTISLKHVNEPLPPPRQFAPDLPPLVEQVIIKALEKDPDNRFQSATEMIDALNNINMALRGPSIGFSSAFQAVAPAFPAPTSPQGEPGSVGGQPGISASPGSSPQGITCFRCSAVNLQGKLFCTTCGYDLSGRRAQGDRFLGQSGRPYYARFSMMNGPLTGRHFTLHQDTTSIGRTTGNDIIIPDLTVSRQHAILRFENGHWVVEDKNSANGTFVNNVRIRWPQPLADGDQVRFGDEIVIFNVVQ; translated from the coding sequence ATGAGCGCGCTTATCGGCAAGAAGCTGGGGCAGCTTGAGGTGGTTGAGCAGATTGGGCAGGGCGGCATGGCGACGGTCTACAAAGCCTATCAGCCTGCGCTGGATCGGTTCGTGGCGATCAAGGTCTTGCCCGCTACGTATGCCAAAGACCCCACGTTTATGGAGCGTTTTGTCCGCGAGGCGCGAGCGATTGCCAAGCTCTATCACCCCCATATTTTGCCGGTGCATGATTTTGGTGAGCAGGACGGTACGACGTATATCGTCATGGAATATGTCTCCGGGGGTACGCTGAAGCGGCGCTTGAAGCCCAACCAGCCGATGCCGCTCCGTGACGCCGTTGATATGGTTTTACAGACGTGCCAGGCGCTGGAGTGCGCCCACCAGCATAATATCGTTCACCGCGACATTAAGCCGGGCAATATGCTGCTGCGCAGCGACAACTTTTTGCTGCTCTCTGATTTTGGTATCGCCAAGATTCTGGAAGCCAATACGGCGCTGACGCGCACCGGTGTCGGCATTGGAACGCCGCAGTATATGTCACCTGAGCAGAGTACCGGCTTGCCGAACGTTGGCCCACGCAGCGATCTCTATTCCCTGGGCATCGTGCTGTATCAGGCGGTGGCCGGGCGCGTGCCGTTTGGGTCTCCGGGTGACGCGCCGCTGACCATCAGCCTCAAGCATGTCAACGAGCCGCTGCCGCCGCCGCGCCAGTTTGCTCCAGACCTGCCGCCGCTGGTGGAGCAGGTGATTATCAAGGCGCTGGAGAAAGACCCGGACAACCGTTTTCAATCGGCAACGGAGATGATTGACGCGCTCAATAATATCAATATGGCTCTGCGTGGCCCATCTATCGGCTTTTCCAGCGCGTTTCAGGCGGTGGCGCCCGCATTTCCTGCCCCGACTTCTCCCCAGGGAGAGCCGGGGTCAGTTGGGGGGCAACCGGGCATCTCGGCTTCACCGGGGTCTTCACCCCAGGGGATTACCTGCTTTCGCTGTAGCGCGGTGAACCTGCAAGGGAAGCTTTTCTGCACAACCTGCGGCTATGATCTCTCCGGGCGGCGCGCCCAGGGTGACCGCTTCCTGGGGCAGTCTGGAAGACCCTATTATGCCCGCTTTTCGATGATGAATGGGCCACTCACGGGGCGTCATTTCACGCTGCATCAGGATACGACCTCCATTGGGCGCACGACTGGCAATGATATTATCATCCCTGATCTCACCGTTTCACGCCAGCATGCCATCTTACGTTTTGAGAATGGGCATTGGGTAGTGGAGGATAAAAACAGCGCCAATGGCACGTTTGTCAATAACGTGCGTATCCGCTGGCCGCAGCCGCTGGCTGATGGCGATCAGGTGCGTTTCGGGGATGAGATCGTGATTTTCAATGTAGTTCAATAA
- a CDS encoding DUF6391 domain-containing protein, protein MNVVSQVSQQMLLGGAVRQNHALEHATIVLLSKAFPDVRLAGVSFAAGFFVFGDVPTEAIRPAAEQALNRLRNGEPEMAIHERCGTNLAVAGILTGLSAMSVAKLRRPYNTFNNVILASTAALVVARPLGLLAQKYFTTRTPNGSMYITGVRRMTLPLLEVPAHFVSTENPDSSGLIG, encoded by the coding sequence ATGAACGTTGTTTCTCAAGTATCGCAGCAAATGCTGCTCGGCGGCGCTGTGCGGCAAAATCACGCGCTGGAACATGCGACCATTGTGCTGCTCAGCAAAGCGTTTCCCGATGTCCGGCTGGCGGGCGTTTCGTTTGCTGCGGGCTTTTTTGTGTTTGGAGATGTACCCACTGAAGCCATCAGGCCAGCGGCAGAGCAGGCGCTGAATCGGCTGCGTAATGGCGAGCCAGAGATGGCGATTCACGAACGCTGCGGGACGAACCTGGCGGTGGCTGGCATCTTGACCGGACTTTCGGCTATGAGCGTGGCGAAGCTGCGCAGACCCTATAACACCTTCAATAATGTGATCCTGGCTTCGACGGCGGCGTTGGTGGTGGCTCGCCCGCTGGGCTTGCTTGCCCAGAAGTACTTCACGACGCGCACACCCAACGGCAGCATGTATATCACCGGCGTGCGCCGGATGACGCTGCCCCTCCTTGAAGTACCCGCTCATTTTGTCTCGACTGAGAACCCCGATTCGTCTGGTCTGATAGGGTAA
- a CDS encoding FtsX-like permease family protein, translating to MAIQQRKVTPTVRRRRRPLMTRILAPVSLARRRFAHNALLLASLGLGILAATVLFCTVPVFADTVSDIGLQQDLHTSDVVTRDLEVSVQFSAADDKATQTAETTQAGLVNQYLASFIGAGHRVLISDPLLLQAAGSQQFNISAVPPVEARYLAYDYQSAGAHIHLEAGALPKQSDTPAALVTDEMASAYHLHVGDVLVIVPFGDHTRQLPLRVAGIWMPNDPNDAYWFGRSFGSSQGAGQPLLYPLLVNSDVFFAQLAGVPNLPATAFWDYPIQPEQLHIAHLNETLDSLSRFSAEITNRLTPIHGVRQAQVNTGLNHLLGDYQHKLDLLALPLYVVMAQVLGLILFYIVVVAGLLVERQAAEIATLKSRGASGLQVLGLYLAQGAALALAAALLGPWLAALLTRGLVSWLLPAAVGLVSAGYLGAVIFPNSIFLIAALAAALCLVALALASLRAARLDVLAFRREQARSMRQPLWQRLYLDVGLAVLCAAGYVELNYFGGVGVRSLLGGSAASDPLLLLAPGLLLLAGALLALRLFPLLVRGLARLAARGRGATGLLALIQIARSPLHYARLVLLLTLAVGLGLFTLTFSASLGQSQVDGAGYQAGADFRVVESPLNSTPAAFDQQKTLAALPGIQAVSAARRTSVNTRDVASATIALLAIDPATFASATYWRADFANQSLDALMAALRQHALSPDQLAGAQSGNSPVIWAVVSQSFLDENKLAVGDLFTGSPSEATFAQAQFRVGAVAQDFPTMYDRNGHGYMVIDLHDYLGVVNGLSGNDLFGPNEFWMRSVDAGGALSRLRSTFAQTDLDFQQVWDRRALQAAAEQNPLQAGLRGVLLLGVIAAGGLAVLGSLIYSALTARQRATQFAVLRTLGASGKQLVLLLLGEQLAIYLFGLLAGTALGAALATATLPYLEFGAGQSGSAAQNVPPSILAIHWPAVGLFYGCLALALLLALLWMASYANRLGLGRTLRLGED from the coding sequence ATGGCGATTCAACAACGGAAAGTAACCCCAACGGTGCGCCGCCGACGGCGCCCGTTGATGACCCGTATCCTGGCCCCGGTTTCACTGGCGCGGCGGCGCTTTGCGCATAACGCGCTGCTGCTGGCGAGCCTGGGCCTGGGTATTCTGGCGGCGACGGTGTTATTTTGTACCGTTCCGGTCTTTGCAGATACCGTTTCCGATATTGGCCTTCAGCAAGACTTGCATACCAGCGATGTCGTGACGCGCGATCTGGAAGTGAGCGTCCAATTTAGCGCGGCGGATGACAAGGCGACGCAGACAGCCGAGACGACGCAGGCCGGGCTGGTGAACCAATATCTGGCCTCGTTCATCGGCGCGGGCCATCGCGTTCTCATCAGCGATCCGCTGCTGCTTCAGGCGGCGGGCAGCCAGCAGTTTAATATTAGCGCGGTGCCTCCCGTGGAAGCGCGCTATCTGGCCTATGATTATCAGTCGGCTGGAGCGCATATTCATCTGGAGGCGGGCGCTCTGCCCAAACAAAGCGATACGCCTGCCGCGCTGGTGACGGATGAGATGGCGAGCGCCTATCATCTGCACGTGGGCGATGTGCTGGTGATTGTGCCTTTTGGCGACCACACGCGCCAGCTTCCCCTGCGCGTTGCTGGCATCTGGATGCCGAACGATCCGAACGATGCCTATTGGTTTGGGCGCTCGTTTGGCAGCAGCCAGGGCGCAGGCCAGCCACTGCTCTATCCCCTATTGGTGAACAGCGATGTCTTCTTTGCACAGTTGGCCGGGGTTCCCAACCTGCCAGCGACGGCCTTTTGGGACTACCCTATCCAGCCGGAACAGCTTCACATCGCCCACCTGAATGAGACGCTGGACAGTCTCTCCCGTTTCTCCGCCGAGATTACCAATCGGCTGACGCCGATACATGGGGTGCGCCAGGCGCAGGTGAATACCGGCTTGAATCATCTGCTCGGCGACTATCAGCACAAGCTTGATTTGCTGGCGCTGCCCTTGTATGTGGTGATGGCGCAGGTGCTGGGGCTGATCCTCTTTTATATCGTGGTGGTTGCTGGCCTGCTGGTGGAGCGCCAGGCCGCAGAGATTGCCACCCTCAAGAGCCGGGGGGCCAGCGGCTTGCAGGTGCTGGGCCTCTATCTGGCGCAGGGCGCGGCGCTGGCCCTGGCGGCGGCACTGCTCGGCCCCTGGCTGGCGGCGCTCTTGACGCGGGGATTGGTCTCCTGGCTGTTGCCTGCTGCGGTGGGGCTGGTCAGCGCGGGCTATCTGGGCGCGGTCATTTTCCCCAACTCGATCTTCTTGATTGCGGCGCTGGCGGCGGCGCTGTGCCTGGTGGCGCTGGCGCTGGCGTCGCTGCGCGCGGCGCGACTGGATGTGCTGGCCTTCCGGCGCGAGCAGGCGCGTTCGATGCGTCAGCCGCTCTGGCAGCGTCTCTATCTGGATGTTGGCCTGGCTGTGCTGTGCGCGGCTGGCTATGTAGAACTGAACTATTTTGGTGGGGTCGGTGTGCGCAGCCTGCTGGGCGGGAGCGCGGCCTCCGATCCGCTCTTGCTGCTCGCGCCGGGGCTGCTGCTGCTGGCGGGGGCGCTGCTGGCTCTGCGCCTCTTCCCGCTGCTGGTGCGCGGCCTGGCGCGATTGGCGGCACGTGGTCGCGGGGCTACGGGCTTGCTGGCCTTGATTCAGATTGCGCGCAGCCCGCTGCATTATGCGCGGCTGGTGCTGCTGCTGACGCTGGCGGTGGGGCTGGGCCTGTTCACGCTCACCTTCTCGGCTTCGCTGGGCCAGAGCCAGGTAGACGGCGCTGGTTATCAGGCGGGAGCCGATTTTCGCGTAGTGGAAAGCCCGCTCAATTCCACACCAGCGGCGTTCGATCAACAGAAGACGCTGGCTGCCCTGCCTGGCATCCAGGCGGTGAGCGCGGCACGCCGCACCAGCGTCAATACCAGGGATGTGGCCTCGGCAACTATCGCGCTGCTGGCGATTGATCCGGCGACGTTCGCCAGCGCGACCTACTGGCGCGCTGACTTTGCCAATCAATCGCTGGACGCGCTGATGGCTGCGCTGCGCCAGCACGCGCTGTCGCCCGACCAGCTTGCCGGGGCGCAATCGGGGAATTCGCCGGTGATCTGGGCAGTGGTTAGTCAGTCCTTTTTGGATGAGAATAAGCTGGCGGTTGGCGATCTCTTTACCGGCTCGCCCTCAGAGGCGACCTTTGCTCAGGCGCAGTTTCGCGTAGGGGCAGTGGCGCAGGACTTTCCAACGATGTATGATCGCAATGGGCATGGGTATATGGTCATTGACCTGCATGATTATCTTGGTGTGGTCAATGGTTTGAGCGGCAATGACCTGTTCGGCCCCAACGAGTTCTGGATGCGCAGCGTTGATGCTGGCGGGGCGCTCAGTCGGCTGCGTTCGACGTTCGCGCAGACGGACCTGGATTTTCAGCAGGTGTGGGACCGCCGGGCGCTCCAGGCAGCGGCAGAGCAGAACCCGTTGCAGGCGGGATTGCGCGGCGTCCTCTTGCTGGGCGTGATCGCGGCGGGCGGGCTGGCGGTGCTGGGGAGCCTGATTTACAGCGCCCTGACGGCGCGGCAGCGCGCCACGCAGTTTGCGGTGCTGCGAACGCTCGGCGCGAGTGGCAAGCAGCTCGTGCTTTTGCTGCTGGGCGAGCAACTGGCGATCTATCTGTTTGGCCTGCTGGCCGGGACTGCGCTGGGCGCGGCGCTGGCGACGGCGACGCTGCCCTACCTCGAATTCGGCGCGGGCCAGAGCGGTTCAGCGGCGCAAAACGTGCCGCCTTCGATACTGGCGATTCACTGGCCTGCGGTGGGGCTGTTCTATGGCTGTCTGGCGCTGGCGCTGCTGCTGGCGCTGCTCTGGATGGCGAGCTATGCGAATCGGCTGGGTCTGGGGCGCACGCTGCGCCTGGGAGAAGATTAG
- a CDS encoding ABC transporter ATP-binding protein — translation MGTALARAAFIECDTLVKIYKVADLEVVALQGLDLHVQRGEMLALVGASGSGKSTLLNILGGLDNPSAGRCEVAGYDLTKLSARQRTHYRRIVVGHIWQQTSRNLLADLTIGENVEAPLALAGWPRQKRSRRARVLLELVELGQKTDRKPGQLSGGEQQRAAIAVALANQPPLLLADEPTGELDSRTAETIFMLLRRLNRELDLTMVIVTHDASVAHSVDRTIAIRDGRTSTETVRQVVQRNWSESGAYEAVGRAPVLEVTHHEAVIIDKVGRLQIPAHFLEALPFQGRAEIRLADGHLEVWPAGSRAAYQDDET, via the coding sequence GTGGGTACAGCACTGGCGCGGGCTGCATTTATCGAGTGCGATACACTGGTCAAGATATATAAGGTTGCTGACCTGGAGGTTGTGGCGCTTCAGGGTCTGGACCTGCATGTCCAGCGCGGGGAGATGCTGGCGCTGGTCGGAGCGTCCGGGTCAGGGAAGAGTACGCTGCTCAATATCCTGGGCGGGCTGGATAACCCCAGCGCCGGGCGCTGCGAGGTGGCGGGCTATGATCTGACGAAGCTGAGCGCCCGCCAGCGAACTCACTATCGCCGCATTGTTGTTGGGCATATCTGGCAGCAAACCAGCCGCAATCTGCTGGCGGACCTGACGATTGGGGAGAATGTGGAAGCGCCGCTGGCGCTGGCGGGCTGGCCGCGCCAGAAGCGTTCCCGCCGGGCGCGAGTGCTGCTGGAACTGGTGGAGCTGGGCCAGAAGACAGATCGCAAGCCTGGGCAGCTTTCCGGCGGCGAACAGCAGCGCGCGGCAATTGCAGTGGCGCTTGCCAATCAACCGCCGCTGCTGCTGGCCGATGAGCCAACCGGCGAACTGGACAGCCGCACAGCGGAAACGATTTTTATGCTGCTGCGCCGCCTGAATCGGGAACTGGACCTGACGATGGTGATTGTGACGCATGACGCTTCGGTGGCGCATTCGGTTGATCGGACCATCGCCATTCGAGATGGGCGCACCAGCACCGAGACAGTGCGCCAGGTGGTGCAGCGCAACTGGAGCGAGTCGGGCGCGTATGAGGCGGTAGGCCGGGCGCCGGTGTTGGAAGTGACACACCACGAGGCGGTGATTATAGATAAGGTTGGGCGGCTGCAAATCCCGGCCCATTTTCTGGAGGCGCTGCCCTTCCAGGGACGCGCCGAGATTCGGCTGGCCGATGGGCATCTGGAGGTCTGGCCTGCCGGGAGCCGTGCCGCCTACCAGGATGATGAGACGTAG
- a CDS encoding ABC transporter ATP-binding protein, translating to MKGVRLVPPGGGPEPGARRSLSLSAGAGSSPLLEVRGLERIFIVGGEQVAALRGVHLTLWPGRVAVLRGRSGAGKTTLLNLIAGLDEPTAGSVWLFGQELAKVSEQQRTTLRRESLGFVFQAAHLFPSLTALENVELPLRLARATARERQQRAAEALALVGLAGRARHRALELSGGEQQRVAIARALAHSPRLTLADEPTGNLDSQTGRTILHLMRRVATEQGVAFLIATHDPQAVEIADDLYDISDGLLATAER from the coding sequence ATGAAAGGCGTTCGATTAGTGCCGCCTGGTGGCGGGCCAGAGCCGGGCGCGAGACGCTCGCTGAGCCTGTCGGCTGGCGCGGGGAGTTCGCCGCTGCTGGAGGTGCGCGGATTGGAGCGCATCTTTATCGTGGGGGGCGAGCAGGTAGCGGCGCTGCGCGGCGTGCATCTGACGCTCTGGCCGGGGCGCGTGGCAGTGCTGCGCGGGCGCTCTGGCGCGGGAAAGACGACGCTGCTCAATCTGATCGCGGGATTGGATGAACCAACAGCGGGGTCGGTCTGGCTCTTTGGTCAGGAACTGGCGAAGGTGAGTGAACAGCAGCGCACGACCCTGCGGCGCGAGTCGCTGGGGTTTGTCTTTCAGGCGGCGCATCTCTTCCCCAGTTTGACGGCGTTAGAGAATGTGGAACTGCCCTTGCGCCTGGCGCGAGCCACAGCCCGCGAGCGGCAGCAGCGCGCCGCCGAGGCGCTGGCGCTGGTTGGGCTGGCCGGACGCGCCCGCCATCGCGCGCTGGAGCTTTCTGGCGGCGAACAGCAGCGCGTGGCGATTGCGCGGGCGCTGGCGCATAGCCCCAGACTGACGCTGGCGGATGAGCCAACCGGCAATCTGGACTCGCAAACGGGCCGGACCATTCTGCACTTGATGCGCCGCGTCGCTACCGAGCAGGGCGTGGCGTTCTTGATTGCCACGCATGACCCGCAGGCGGTGGAGATTGCCGACGATCTGTACGACATCAGCGATGGTCTGCTGGCGACAGCCGAACGCTGA